The Nitrospirota bacterium genome contains the following window.
GAGGCTTTCTCGGTAAGTCAGTTGAGCAAAGGTCATGCAGAGGAACTGATCCCAGCAAGAAAACACTCCGCCAGGAGTTGACAACTGCACAATACCGCTGTTATCATATTTTATACTTTAATATATTTCTACTGGGGGAGCCTTGAGAAGGCTGAGAGTCTCTTATCCTGTACATGTGCAAACAAGCTAATGGTTAGTTGGTAATAGTTGTTGATCAATTAATCAATGGTTTGATTCTGTGGAATAGAGTAGACAGAGATGACCCTTTGAACCTGAGCTGGATAATGCCAGCGTAGGGAAGTAGAATGATGGAGCCGTACTTCCCTGCTCGTGAGGTACGGCTTTTCTGTTATTTGGGTTCAATGGAAATTATATGATGGTAAACAGGTAATATGAATATAAATGTAATGATTAATGGAAAGTCGGATAAAATCCACGAAGGGACATCGCTTCTTACATTGTTGGAGCAACTTGAAATTGATCCTGGTCGTGTAGCCGTTGAGCATAATATGGAGATTGTTAATAAAGGTGATTTTAACAACACTATCTTAAAAGATAACGACACATTGGAAATTATAACATTTGTTGGAGGGGGAATATGAATGACATCCTGAGAGTCGCTGGCATAGAGATTAAATCACGCTTGTGGGTGGGTACTGGTAAATATAAGGACTTCGAAGAGACGAAGGCGGCTATTGAGGCTTCCGGTGCTCATGTTGTGACTGTTGCTGTCAGGAGGGTCAATATTACTGACCGCTCAAAAGAGGGTCTCTTTGATTACATTGATCCTAAGAAATACATCATCCTTCCGAATACCGCCGGCTGTTATACAGCTAAGGATGCGATTAGGACTGCAGGCCTTGCGCGTGCTGCAGGTGTCTCTGACATGGTTAAACTTGAGGTCATCGGTGATGAGAAAACACTATTGCCTGACAATGAAGCATTGTTAGAGGCGGCAAAGGAACTTGTGAAAGAA
Protein-coding sequences here:
- the thiS gene encoding sulfur carrier protein ThiS, translating into MNVMINGKSDKIHEGTSLLTLLEQLEIDPGRVAVEHNMEIVNKGDFNNTILKDNDTLEIITFVGGGI